A part of Paenibacillus sp. IHBB 10380 genomic DNA contains:
- a CDS encoding efflux RND transporter periplasmic adaptor subunit, with product MMGLQHSEQANSGRKRTIRIFSGLFIGLLIVFTLLSNTLMSLTLPKVAVVEPKRGQLVHMFQSSSVLMWKAEVALTNSTGWKVTKVDVKEGDLVKKGQTLVTYDRKEAEQQILDEQASLKKLKLTMEELQGSFKEASWSRDENSIGNTKREIEISKIDQGVQQRKIQKLQEYLINNSTIAAPFDGIVTKVNATEGLISSNGGPDVQMSNGSLGFMFELLAPANIASMLKIGEKIDVQGDGSQIKQVEGQIAEIQDANSVEEGTTGQGETTTLNSQMKRLLITIQDDSFKRGDIVKVELTKPSAGNTILISNKAIHEDGSGKYVFRIEVRDSPLGNTFYIRRVSITVVDSNDQESAVTGGIFEQDQVVVDSSEPLQDGNKVRTQ from the coding sequence ATGATGGGATTACAACATAGCGAACAAGCGAATTCAGGACGTAAACGAACGATTCGAATCTTCTCCGGCTTGTTTATCGGTCTCCTAATTGTATTTACGCTGCTTAGCAACACGTTGATGTCTCTGACTTTACCAAAGGTAGCGGTAGTAGAACCGAAACGGGGACAGCTTGTTCATATGTTTCAGAGTAGTAGTGTATTAATGTGGAAGGCAGAAGTTGCATTAACGAATAGTACGGGGTGGAAAGTTACAAAAGTAGATGTAAAAGAAGGGGATCTTGTGAAGAAAGGGCAGACACTGGTGACTTACGACAGAAAAGAGGCGGAGCAACAGATTCTGGACGAACAAGCGAGTCTTAAAAAACTTAAGCTCACAATGGAAGAGCTGCAGGGCAGTTTTAAGGAAGCTTCGTGGAGTAGAGATGAGAATAGCATAGGTAACACTAAACGCGAGATAGAGATCAGCAAAATCGATCAGGGGGTTCAGCAACGAAAAATACAAAAGTTACAGGAATATTTGATAAATAATAGCACAATTGCTGCTCCGTTTGATGGAATAGTTACGAAAGTAAATGCGACGGAGGGCCTTATCTCATCAAATGGCGGGCCAGATGTGCAAATGTCCAACGGAAGTCTTGGATTTATGTTTGAGTTATTAGCCCCTGCTAATATAGCTAGCATGTTGAAGATAGGAGAAAAGATCGATGTTCAAGGGGATGGAAGTCAAATCAAACAAGTCGAGGGCCAAATTGCAGAAATCCAAGATGCAAATTCTGTCGAGGAAGGAACTACAGGTCAAGGCGAGACTACAACTTTGAACTCTCAAATGAAACGACTTCTGATCACAATACAAGATGATAGTTTCAAAAGAGGGGACATTGTTAAGGTGGAGCTGACTAAACCGTCGGCCGGTAATACGATATTAATATCCAATAAAGCCATTCACGAAGATGGTAGCGGAAAGTATGTCTTTAGAATTGAAGTAAGAGACAGTCCACTCGGCAACACATTTTACATTCGTAGAGTATCAATTACCGTCGTTGATTCTAATGATCAAGAATCAGCTGTAACCGGAGGTATATTCGAACAAGATCAAGTCGTAGTCGACAGCAGCGAGCCGCTGCAGGATGGCAACAAGGTTCGGACGCAGTAA
- a CDS encoding carbohydrate ABC transporter permease has product MAIIAAMMLFPIVITFTNSLMTEGEIDHNYNLIGVMINTAVGEKDGFVNLKLFPDWLTFHQYAEVLVHKPVFLQMFWNSVLMVTPIIAGQVLVASLAAYAFAKLRFWGRDKLFVIYLMTMIMPFQVTLVPNYIIAEKLGLMNTTSAIILPGIFSAFGVFMLRQFMLHIPNSYIEAAKMDGAGHLRIFYKIIVPLIQPGIAALIVLLFVDNWNMIEQPLIFIEDSFKQPLSLYLSRINEGARGVAFAASVLYMAPMVLLFLYAESYFIEGIQLSGIKG; this is encoded by the coding sequence ATGGCAATTATCGCCGCGATGATGCTATTTCCTATTGTTATCACATTCACAAACTCGTTGATGACGGAAGGTGAGATTGACCATAACTATAATCTCATTGGCGTGATGATCAATACTGCAGTAGGAGAGAAAGACGGATTTGTTAACTTGAAGCTATTTCCCGATTGGCTGACATTTCATCAATATGCGGAGGTGTTGGTTCATAAACCTGTGTTCCTTCAGATGTTTTGGAATTCCGTATTGATGGTCACACCTATCATCGCAGGGCAAGTGCTAGTCGCATCTCTGGCGGCCTATGCTTTTGCCAAGCTCCGATTTTGGGGGCGGGATAAGTTGTTTGTCATTTATTTAATGACCATGATTATGCCGTTTCAAGTCACATTGGTTCCCAACTACATTATTGCGGAGAAACTTGGACTAATGAACACAACATCTGCGATTATTTTACCGGGAATTTTCAGTGCTTTCGGCGTATTTATGCTAAGACAGTTCATGCTGCATATTCCGAACTCGTATATCGAAGCTGCCAAAATGGACGGAGCTGGACATTTGAGGATTTTTTATAAGATTATCGTTCCTCTTATTCAACCTGGAATCGCTGCACTGATTGTATTACTATTTGTTGACAATTGGAATATGATCGAGCAGCCGCTTATTTTTATAGAGGATTCATTCAAGCAGCCATTATCGCTTTATTTATCGCGTATCAACGAAGGAGCCCGGGGTGTCGCCTTTGCTGCATCTGTGCTGTATATGGCCCCAATGGTGCTGTTGTTTTTATATGCAGAGTCTTACTTTATCGAAGGAATTCAGCTATCAGGAATCAAAGGATAG
- a CDS encoding carbohydrate ABC transporter permease, whose product MVGKCYRGKIFKLLRRDWPVAVLFLAPSLIGFAIFYLIPFVMGFFYSFQDSTVDGSFVGLDNYNELYASDSFRKAATNTFLFTGISVPLIVVLSLLFAILLNQKLFIQNWLQTAFVLPLVVPVASIVMMWQILFDWNGTVNVWMQSMHIERIDWMKSDWSMGVLVIVYTWKNIGYNIILFLAGLQSIPKDYYETADIEGAGGFHKLIHITLVYLTPTMFFVILMSIINSFKVFREAYLIAGDYPHDRIYMLQHYMNNMFLSLDIQKLTAAATLMVGCILISVTVMLSIERRFRQFMD is encoded by the coding sequence ATGGTAGGCAAGTGTTATCGGGGCAAAATATTTAAGTTGCTACGACGAGATTGGCCGGTGGCTGTTCTTTTCTTGGCGCCGAGCTTGATAGGCTTCGCAATTTTTTATCTTATTCCGTTTGTCATGGGATTTTTCTATTCTTTCCAAGATAGCACGGTGGATGGCTCTTTTGTAGGTTTGGATAATTATAATGAACTGTATGCTAGCGATTCCTTCCGTAAAGCAGCAACAAATACATTCCTATTTACCGGTATAAGCGTACCGCTCATCGTTGTTTTATCCTTATTATTTGCGATTTTGCTTAATCAAAAATTATTTATTCAGAATTGGCTGCAGACGGCTTTTGTATTGCCACTTGTGGTACCCGTCGCCTCTATCGTAATGATGTGGCAAATATTGTTCGACTGGAATGGTACAGTAAATGTATGGATGCAAAGCATGCATATAGAACGGATCGATTGGATGAAATCAGATTGGTCCATGGGTGTGTTGGTTATCGTGTACACATGGAAAAATATTGGGTACAACATCATTTTATTCTTGGCCGGACTACAAAGTATTCCTAAGGATTACTATGAAACTGCGGATATCGAAGGTGCAGGGGGATTTCATAAATTGATTCATATTACGTTGGTCTACTTGACTCCGACAATGTTCTTTGTCATTTTAATGTCCATTATTAATTCTTTCAAAGTTTTCCGTGAAGCGTATCTGATCGCAGGAGATTATCCACATGACCGTATTTATATGCTGCAACATTATATGAACAACATGTTTCTATCACTCGATATTCAGAAACTGACGGCCGCTGCCACCTTGATGGTAGGCTGCATTCTAATCAGTGTGACAGTCATGCTTTCAATAGAACGCCGTTTTCGGCAATTCATGGATTAA
- a CDS encoding N-acetylmuramoyl-L-alanine amidase family protein — translation MIDAGHGGKDPGAEGASGNLERAYTLALSTKVYDLLQQEPMFEAHRTRTDNSSVKLEDRAQIANDLDADAFVSIHGNTYSDPDVSGTETYYYADESFLFASEVHEQLAEATGFKDRGVKKEGLGVLKLSNNLAILLELGFLTNPSNETNMLSEMHQNRTAQAIVKGIKKYFVDREG, via the coding sequence GTGATCGATGCGGGGCATGGAGGCAAGGATCCCGGCGCGGAAGGTGCAAGCGGGAACCTAGAGCGAGCGTACACCCTAGCGCTGTCTACGAAGGTGTATGACTTGCTCCAGCAGGAGCCGATGTTCGAGGCACACAGGACACGTACGGATAATAGCTCTGTCAAGCTGGAGGATCGCGCCCAAATCGCAAATGATCTCGATGCGGACGCATTTGTCTCCATTCATGGGAACACATACAGTGATCCGGATGTATCTGGCACAGAAACGTATTATTATGCGGACGAAAGTTTTTTGTTCGCAAGCGAGGTGCACGAACAACTGGCAGAGGCTACTGGATTCAAGGACCGCGGCGTGAAAAAGGAAGGCTTGGGGGTGCTGAAGCTCAGCAACAATCTCGCGATTTTACTGGAGCTGGGGTTCCTCACGAACCCCAGCAATGAAACGAATATGCTCAGTGAAATGCATCAGAATCGAACCGCTCAAGCCATTGTAAAAGGAATTAAAAAGTATTTCGTGGATAGAGAAGGTTGA
- a CDS encoding D-alanyl-D-alanine carboxypeptidase family protein produces MEKSGEKEEGRWVSENAHLYGFIIRYPRDKEAVKQYKYKPWRSTMFQSGFNEA; encoded by the coding sequence ATCGAGAAGTCCGGTGAGAAGGAGGAGGGCCGATGGGTTAGCGAAAATGCTCATCTATACGGTTTTATTATTCGATATCCGAGGGACAAGGAAGCTGTAAAACAATATAAGTACAAGCCGTGGCGGTCGACTATGTTCCAATCTGGGTTTAATGAGGCATAG
- a CDS encoding ABC transporter substrate-binding protein has translation MKKRCVFSLIVALTMTLAACSGGASLEKKEGQQGQDGKKTVVLSVLGADPVYSLAEKQYEEKHPNVDIQIKEYSKGEGSNQEGDIEKYVNTTNTELLSGKGADLISLNVKDLPVRKYVDKKVLVNLSSLMKEDATFDSSQYEMNILDGAKMNGGLYTLPLRFSLNGFMGDAKAIEESGVKFDDSKWTWSEFITVGKSLAASGGHTYSIGNTSREQMLYDLFTDNYKRIVNEEKRPVSFDTNEFALLMEQVKTLFEEKVVTDAEVDAGDYFFSSVWINYPADYFEMPSLIFEKGKGKIYNKPVATGQQAGDSFTMQMTLGLNANSAVQAEAWDFMKFLMSEEIQTMPDHQSFSIHKTVNEKTLQDLQNKGSIESLTGSTIPVQKADIDMIKQMMVNATTPEKNDSKIRTIITEEVKAYYSGQKSAQAVAELVANRVTTYLNE, from the coding sequence ATGAAAAAAAGATGTGTATTCAGTTTGATCGTTGCATTAACCATGACTTTGGCAGCATGCTCTGGCGGAGCCAGTCTTGAGAAGAAAGAGGGGCAACAGGGACAAGATGGGAAGAAGACCGTCGTCTTATCCGTACTCGGAGCTGATCCTGTGTATTCTCTGGCAGAGAAGCAGTATGAAGAGAAACATCCGAATGTAGATATTCAAATTAAAGAATATAGCAAGGGGGAAGGCTCGAATCAAGAAGGTGATATCGAGAAATATGTGAACACCACCAATACAGAGCTCCTATCCGGTAAAGGGGCCGATTTGATTTCCCTGAATGTGAAGGATTTGCCCGTTAGAAAATATGTGGACAAAAAAGTGCTGGTGAACTTGAGTAGCTTGATGAAGGAGGATGCTACATTTGATTCCAGTCAATATGAGATGAACATTTTGGATGGGGCCAAGATGAATGGAGGTCTCTATACGTTGCCGCTGCGGTTCTCCCTTAACGGTTTTATGGGGGATGCGAAGGCGATTGAGGAATCCGGAGTGAAATTCGATGACAGCAAATGGACATGGAGTGAGTTCATAACTGTGGGCAAAAGTCTAGCGGCATCCGGCGGCCATACCTATTCGATAGGGAATACGTCTCGAGAACAGATGCTGTACGATTTGTTTACTGATAACTATAAGCGAATTGTGAATGAAGAGAAGCGCCCTGTTAGTTTCGATACAAATGAATTCGCCTTACTCATGGAGCAAGTGAAAACGTTGTTTGAGGAAAAGGTAGTGACGGATGCCGAAGTCGATGCAGGGGATTATTTCTTTTCGTCTGTTTGGATTAACTATCCTGCAGATTATTTTGAAATGCCATCGCTAATCTTTGAGAAAGGGAAAGGGAAAATCTATAACAAGCCGGTCGCTACCGGTCAACAAGCGGGAGATTCGTTCACGATGCAGATGACATTGGGGTTGAATGCGAATTCGGCCGTTCAGGCGGAAGCTTGGGATTTCATGAAGTTCTTAATGTCCGAGGAGATCCAGACGATGCCAGATCATCAGAGTTTCTCTATCCATAAAACGGTGAACGAGAAGACATTACAAGACCTCCAGAACAAAGGCTCGATTGAATCGCTTACGGGCTCCACGATACCGGTTCAGAAGGCGGACATTGATATGATCAAGCAGATGATGGTAAATGCAACCACACCGGAGAAGAATGATTCGAAGATCCGAACGATTATTACAGAGGAAGTGAAAGCTTACTATAGCGGTCAAAAATCGGCACAAGCGGTCGCAGAACTTGTCGCGAATCGTGTGACGACGTACTTGAATGAGTAA
- a CDS encoding N-acetylmuramoyl-L-alanine amidase family protein — MKRVRRKQLQLRQAIFMISIVVFMGMVWSIYALSSPISGNRITTSAESTVSLNKHMATPQEVSKRYKIVIDAGHGGKDPGAEGASGNLERAYTLALSTKVFDLLQQEPRFEAHRTRTDDTFVKLEDRAQIANDLDADVFVSIHGNTYSDPDVSGTETYYYADESFLFASEVHEQLAEATGFRDRGVKKEGWNVLKLSNNLAILLEMGYLTNPSDEADMLSEMHQNRTAQAIVKGIKKYFVDREG; from the coding sequence ATGAAAAGGGTAAGGAGAAAGCAGCTTCAACTCCGCCAAGCGATATTTATGATAAGCATCGTTGTTTTTATGGGAATGGTCTGGTCGATATATGCGTTATCATCCCCGATTTCGGGGAATCGAATCACAACTTCGGCGGAGTCGACAGTTTCGCTGAACAAACATATGGCAACGCCGCAAGAAGTATCCAAACGCTACAAAATTGTGATCGATGCGGGGCATGGAGGCAAGGACCCCGGCGCGGAAGGTGCAAGCGGGAACCTAGAGCGAGCGTACACCCTAGCGCTGTCTACGAAGGTGTTCGACCTGCTCCAGCAAGAGCCGAGGTTCGAGGCGCACAGAACACGTACGGATGACACCTTTGTCAAGCTGGAGGATCGCGCCCAAATCGCAAATGATCTCGATGCGGACGTATTTGTCTCCATTCATGGGAACACATACAGTGATCCGGATGTATCTGGCACAGAAACGTATTATTATGCGGACGAAAGTTTTTTGTTCGCAAGCGAGGTGCACGAACAACTGGCAGAGGCTACTGGATTCAGGGACCGCGGCGTGAAAAAGGAAGGCTGGAATGTGCTGAAGCTCAGCAACAATCTCGCGATTTTACTGGAGATGGGGTACCTCACGAACCCGAGCGATGAAGCGGATATGCTCAGTGAAATGCATCAGAATCGAACCGCCCAAGCCATTGTAAAAGGAATTAAAAAGTATTTCGTGGATAGAGAGGGTTAG
- a CDS encoding D-alanyl-D-alanine carboxypeptidase family protein → MEKFGEKEEGRWVSEKAHLYGCIIRYPRDKEAVKQYKYKPWRSTMFQSGFNEA, encoded by the coding sequence ATCGAGAAGTTCGGTGAGAAGGAGGAGGGACGATGGGTTAGCGAAAAAGCTCATCTATACGGTTGTATTATTCGATATCCGAGGGACAAGGAAGCTGTAAAGCAATATAAGTACAAGCCGTGGCGGTCGACTATGTTCCAATCTGGGTTTAATGAGGCATAG
- a CDS encoding polysaccharide deacetylase family protein — protein MKTSRNDNVKIRMKKKRRRLGLIVATVFLMIFLIGKLTSDPEESIHQVATSVAEQSIIQETIQPEKKRPDGKPIGKVVYLTFDDGPSILTNQFLDVLKEQDVKAIFFMQGSNLQKTSLQENVKRATKEGHYVGAHSMTHIYKRLYDNEQFVPEMNETLSLIQDITGTNPKLARPPYGSAPGLESEQIRNQIVEAGIKIWDWTIDSNDWVLKDNPNQIVENVKKGTKNDVEVVLMHEKSQTLQALPEIIAFYREKGYEFGVYNDADHFSLNFYQDKYL, from the coding sequence ATGAAAACATCACGAAATGACAATGTAAAAATAAGGATGAAAAAGAAAAGAAGAAGATTAGGACTTATTGTAGCAACTGTTTTTCTTATGATCTTTTTAATAGGGAAATTGACTTCTGATCCTGAAGAAAGTATCCATCAAGTTGCCACAAGTGTAGCAGAACAAAGTATCATACAAGAGACTATACAACCAGAAAAAAAAAGACCGGATGGAAAGCCAATCGGAAAAGTTGTTTACCTAACATTTGATGATGGCCCTAGTATATTAACGAATCAATTCTTAGATGTATTAAAAGAGCAAGATGTAAAAGCAATATTTTTTATGCAGGGAAGTAATCTACAAAAAACAAGTTTACAAGAAAATGTAAAACGAGCAACAAAAGAAGGTCATTATGTTGGTGCGCATAGTATGACACATATTTACAAAAGGCTTTACGATAATGAGCAGTTTGTACCAGAGATGAACGAAACATTATCTCTTATTCAGGATATTACAGGTACGAATCCTAAGTTGGCTCGTCCACCTTATGGTTCAGCACCAGGATTGGAAAGTGAACAGATTCGTAATCAGATTGTAGAGGCTGGAATTAAAATATGGGATTGGACAATTGATTCTAACGACTGGGTGTTAAAAGATAATCCAAACCAAATTGTAGAAAATGTTAAAAAGGGAACTAAAAATGACGTAGAAGTCGTTCTCATGCATGAAAAATCACAAACATTACAAGCGCTTCCAGAAATAATTGCATTTTATAGGGAAAAAGGATACGAGTTTGGTGTATATAATGACGCTGACCATTTCAGTCTTAATTTCTATCAAGATAAATATCTGTAA
- a CDS encoding ABC transporter substrate-binding protein, translated as MKKMLLMLLTIILMISVSACSSRAGNGDVAQTQNESKTTKTPNGEKKEGTKPSGGKKTIVFSTFFPDEVFEEAKKKYEAKHPNITIELKYLESGDGEKGAAAHEKFVKTTNTAMLSGKGPDMIEMDQLPMDKYVKNNLLVNMSEILEKDPTFKKEQYLNNILDNVKINSGIYGMPLGFIMYGLMGNETLIEKSGVKFDDKTWNWSQYTDVIRQLMKFGENNGKYGVFSSPDALLNEMVKDQYPTFVDEVNGKVNFDSEPFTKLLKQVKSLSDEHMITQEQVHPLFRTVSINSPTDYINTLKESEFYPKGYVFKSKLYAKPNANDQQAGGYFRPYKTIGINEKSSVKEEAWDFLKFMLSDEIQAPGTGFPLNKNLYEKQKQQLLEEGKVTVSQEMGAMSGKVFEVTAKDIQGLDQLLSGAIHPVAFKPSKVEEIISEESKAYFSGQKSAEVVARLIQNRVTTVLNE; from the coding sequence ATGAAAAAAATGTTGTTGATGTTACTAACGATTATACTCATGATCTCTGTCTCTGCTTGTAGTAGCCGTGCGGGCAATGGAGATGTAGCGCAAACACAAAACGAGAGTAAGACAACAAAAACGCCAAACGGGGAAAAGAAAGAAGGAACGAAACCCAGTGGTGGCAAAAAAACGATTGTGTTCTCTACATTTTTTCCTGATGAAGTCTTTGAGGAAGCTAAGAAGAAATATGAAGCTAAGCATCCTAATATCACGATTGAGCTTAAATATCTAGAGAGTGGTGATGGTGAAAAAGGAGCAGCGGCTCATGAGAAATTCGTCAAAACGACGAACACGGCCATGTTATCAGGTAAAGGTCCTGATATGATTGAAATGGATCAATTGCCAATGGATAAGTATGTGAAAAATAATTTATTAGTCAACATGAGTGAAATCCTAGAGAAGGATCCAACCTTTAAGAAAGAGCAATATTTGAACAATATTTTGGACAATGTTAAGATAAACAGCGGAATTTATGGGATGCCCTTGGGATTTATTATGTATGGTCTGATGGGGAACGAAACATTGATTGAGAAAAGCGGGGTGAAGTTTGACGACAAGACTTGGAATTGGAGTCAATATACCGATGTAATCAGACAACTAATGAAGTTTGGAGAGAACAATGGCAAATATGGAGTGTTTAGTTCACCGGATGCTCTATTAAATGAAATGGTCAAAGATCAATACCCGACGTTTGTAGATGAGGTCAATGGAAAGGTGAATTTCGATTCGGAACCCTTTACTAAATTACTCAAGCAGGTAAAGTCCTTGTCCGATGAACACATGATCACTCAAGAACAAGTACACCCTCTATTCAGAACGGTTTCTATTAATTCACCAACTGATTATATTAATACCTTAAAAGAGAGTGAATTTTATCCGAAGGGCTATGTATTTAAATCCAAGCTGTATGCCAAACCAAATGCAAATGATCAGCAAGCTGGAGGTTATTTTAGACCGTACAAAACCATTGGCATCAATGAGAAGTCTTCTGTCAAAGAGGAAGCATGGGACTTCCTTAAATTTATGTTGTCTGATGAGATACAAGCTCCAGGAACGGGTTTTCCTTTAAATAAAAACTTATATGAGAAGCAAAAGCAGCAACTATTAGAGGAAGGGAAGGTTACGGTTAGTCAAGAAATGGGAGCTATGAGTGGCAAAGTCTTCGAGGTAACGGCAAAGGATATTCAAGGATTAGATCAACTCCTTTCTGGAGCAATCCATCCCGTTGCATTCAAGCCTTCTAAGGTCGAAGAGATCATTTCAGAAGAATCCAAAGCCTATTTCAGTGGACAGAAATCAGCCGAAGTCGTGGCGAGGTTGATTCAAAATAGAGTGACGACTGTCTTAAATGAATAA
- a CDS encoding sensor histidine kinase has translation MKFWQKIYLFSILVFVLIFNAASIMVIERSHNTMLGQEINSALSQNMSIHSSVNAIVPILRIYDSIDYEKTILTNIAKEFVEKNSDDRIYLDIMNDTNQTIFSNTDFKMPTHREELDKLAVEEIKYILRDIDQRTILFTSNITDINHKKYVFTYMKDVTSLYQERVDQYHFFVKVDMAACLLYMLIMFFVSRGLTKPIDRLNRTAQVIAQGGFSERVRLKSKDEIGVLARNFNDMASVVEDKINDLERNNQEKQRFINNFTHELKTPLTSIIGYANFLRTTKYNEDLFVDGLNIIYSEGKRLESLSIKLMDLILLQENHFQMEEHDLGAIIAEIEPALKMKAKEKRIVIVTDYEEGRLLLEKDLTKVLIFNLVDNALKASAEQQSITICTYWRDSRYTLEVIDQGIGIAKEHRDKIFEPFYMADKARTKINNGAGLGLSICQSVASIHHAVIEVTSKENQGTTIRVIFDQIGPKGGLNP, from the coding sequence ATGAAATTTTGGCAAAAAATTTATTTGTTCTCTATTCTGGTCTTCGTCCTCATCTTTAATGCAGCTTCCATTATGGTCATTGAGCGGAGCCATAATACAATGCTAGGGCAGGAAATCAACAGTGCGTTAAGCCAAAATATGAGCATTCATTCCAGCGTCAATGCGATTGTTCCGATCCTTCGCATCTATGATTCTATTGATTACGAGAAAACGATATTAACGAACATCGCCAAAGAATTTGTTGAGAAGAATAGCGACGATCGTATTTATTTGGATATCATGAACGATACGAACCAGACGATCTTCAGCAATACCGATTTCAAGATGCCGACGCATCGCGAGGAATTGGACAAGCTGGCCGTGGAGGAAATCAAATATATTTTGCGAGATATCGACCAGCGTACGATACTATTCACATCGAACATTACGGATATTAATCATAAAAAATATGTATTCACCTACATGAAGGACGTGACTTCGTTGTATCAGGAGCGCGTGGATCAGTACCATTTTTTCGTCAAAGTGGATATGGCCGCATGTTTACTCTATATGCTTATCATGTTTTTCGTGAGTAGAGGACTGACGAAGCCGATCGATCGACTCAACCGTACGGCTCAAGTCATTGCGCAGGGCGGATTTTCGGAACGGGTTCGTCTGAAATCGAAGGATGAAATAGGCGTTCTGGCACGAAATTTTAATGATATGGCCTCGGTTGTCGAGGATAAAATCAATGACCTGGAGCGGAACAATCAAGAGAAGCAAAGGTTCATCAATAATTTTACCCATGAATTAAAAACGCCGTTAACTTCGATTATCGGATATGCAAATTTCCTGAGGACGACCAAATACAACGAAGATCTGTTCGTAGATGGACTAAATATCATTTACTCGGAAGGTAAGCGCTTAGAGTCGCTTTCAATCAAGCTAATGGATTTGATTTTGCTTCAGGAGAATCATTTTCAGATGGAGGAGCATGATTTGGGAGCCATTATTGCCGAGATTGAGCCTGCGCTCAAGATGAAAGCCAAGGAGAAGCGGATTGTGATCGTCACCGATTATGAAGAGGGCAGGCTGCTGCTGGAGAAGGATTTGACCAAAGTTCTGATCTTCAATCTCGTAGACAATGCGCTTAAAGCTTCTGCCGAACAACAGAGTATTACCATCTGTACTTACTGGCGCGACAGCCGTTACACTCTTGAAGTGATCGACCAAGGCATCGGTATTGCGAAAGAGCATCGGGACAAAATTTTTGAACCGTTCTACATGGCGGATAAAGCTAGAACGAAAATCAATAATGGGGCGGGCTTAGGTCTCTCCATATGTCAAAGCGTGGCGAGCATACACCATGCTGTCATCGAAGTGACCAGCAAAGAAAATCAGGGAACGACGATTAGAGTCATTTTCGATCAGATAGGTCCGAAAGGAGGGTTGAATCCATGA
- a CDS encoding response regulator transcription factor, which produces MQKKILIVEDDIHISKIIKMNLNIVNYVTTEVYDGLAALEAMKQEKFDLILLDVMIPRMDGFTLMEKIQPYGIPVIFLTAKNSVYDKVNGLKLGADDYMVKPFEAIELLARIETVLRRYGKEEHVMEFQNIQVDLDKREVTIQGEPVELTPKEYDLIVVLLKNKNIALSREQFIDKVWGGEYYGETRTVDMHIKSLRKKLQLQDHIKTIYKIGYRLED; this is translated from the coding sequence ATGCAAAAAAAGATTTTGATTGTTGAAGACGATATTCATATATCCAAAATCATTAAAATGAATCTCAACATCGTGAACTATGTGACAACGGAGGTTTACGACGGCTTGGCGGCGCTGGAGGCGATGAAGCAGGAGAAGTTCGATCTCATCCTGCTGGATGTCATGATTCCACGGATGGACGGGTTTACACTGATGGAAAAAATTCAGCCCTACGGCATTCCGGTCATTTTCCTGACGGCTAAAAACTCGGTTTACGACAAAGTCAACGGACTGAAGCTGGGGGCAGACGACTACATGGTCAAGCCTTTCGAAGCGATCGAGCTGTTGGCCCGGATCGAAACTGTATTGCGAAGATACGGCAAAGAAGAACACGTGATGGAGTTTCAAAACATTCAAGTAGACTTGGACAAAAGAGAAGTGACTATACAGGGGGAGCCCGTCGAACTGACGCCGAAGGAATACGATTTGATTGTCGTGCTGCTGAAAAATAAGAATATCGCGCTGTCTAGAGAGCAGTTCATCGATAAAGTATGGGGCGGGGAGTATTACGGCGAAACGAGAACGGTCGATATGCATATCAAATCGCTGCGTAAGAAGCTTCAGCTGCAGGATCATATCAAGACCATTTACAAAATTGGTTACCGACTGGAGGATTGA